Proteins encoded together in one Pseudomonadota bacterium window:
- the hemA gene encoding glutamyl-tRNA reductase has protein sequence MHIVVFGLNHNTAPIEIRERLYISETTIPELLNDLKKHGINEAVIISTCNRTEIYFYCDNLEESFKTIRDILTGHFEVESEWLHDYTYIFKDEDAYRHLFLVASGLDSMVIGEPQILGQVKDAYRVATFHNSTGFFLDRVFHRTFNVAKRIRTETKIGYNPVSISSMAIELSKKIFGELKNKGILVIGVGEMCEIALKHFRKEGLNEIFITNRTFQNAQKLAEDIIGIPYPFQDIPSLLIKVDIVLSSTGSEKPIIDKTLVLSIMKKRKNRPLFFIDIAVPRDIDPEVNNIGNVYLYNIDDLMGLSQKHLSDRLKESEKAHGIVEEEVAKFSRWLKQLNTSPLIAHIYEKAEEIRNKEFKKTLSKLKNMDEDTSKTVDMLTRTIINKLIHPHISLIKQNGTPAVLEIMKKLFRFEEEDEEEMDNRDKGQ, from the coding sequence ATGCATATCGTTGTATTTGGACTTAACCACAACACTGCTCCTATTGAAATAAGAGAGAGACTTTATATTTCAGAGACAACCATCCCGGAACTGTTAAATGACCTAAAAAAACATGGTATCAATGAAGCTGTCATAATCTCCACCTGCAACAGGACTGAAATATATTTTTACTGTGATAACCTTGAAGAATCTTTTAAAACAATAAGGGACATACTAACAGGCCATTTTGAGGTAGAATCAGAATGGCTACACGATTATACCTACATATTCAAAGATGAAGATGCTTATAGACATCTATTCCTCGTTGCCTCAGGGCTTGATTCTATGGTTATTGGGGAGCCTCAAATCCTCGGCCAGGTTAAAGATGCCTATAGAGTTGCCACCTTCCACAATTCAACAGGTTTTTTTCTCGACAGGGTTTTTCACAGAACATTCAATGTAGCAAAAAGGATAAGGACCGAGACGAAAATAGGGTATAACCCTGTATCAATAAGCTCCATGGCGATTGAGCTTTCAAAAAAGATTTTCGGTGAACTTAAAAACAAAGGGATTCTTGTAATAGGAGTTGGTGAAATGTGCGAGATTGCCCTCAAGCATTTCAGGAAGGAAGGTTTAAACGAGATATTTATTACAAACAGGACATTTCAAAACGCTCAAAAACTTGCTGAGGATATCATAGGCATTCCTTATCCTTTCCAGGATATACCGAGTTTACTCATAAAAGTTGATATAGTACTCTCTTCTACGGGTTCTGAGAAACCCATAATTGATAAGACACTTGTCCTTTCTATAATGAAAAAAAGAAAGAATAGGCCCTTGTTTTTTATAGATATAGCGGTTCCAAGGGATATAGATCCCGAAGTCAATAACATTGGAAATGTATATCTATACAATATTGATGACCTTATGGGGCTTTCACAAAAACACCTTTCAGATAGGTTGAAAGAATCAGAAAAGGCACACGGTATTGTGGAAGAAGAGGTGGCAAAATTTTCCCGCTGGCTTAAGCAATTGAATACGAGCCCACTCATCGCACACATTTATGAAAAAGCTGAAGAAATAAGGAACAAAGAATTTAAAAAAACCTTAAGTAAGTTAAAGAACATGGACGAAGATACATCAAAGACTGTTGACATGCTTACCAGGACAATTATTAATAAACTAATCCATCCGCACATATCGCTTATTAAACAAAATGGAACCCCTGCGGTGTTGGAAATTATGAAAAAATTATTTAGATTTGAGGAGGAAGATGAAGAAGAGATGGATAATCGGGACAAGGGGCAGTAA
- a CDS encoding caspase family protein, translated as MRQLIHVFTTFLAVISIVTLHIIPTSAGELTKDPILRIETEMHTSSIYRMSIDRENRYLVTGTADKTVRVWELSTGRLIKVLRPPIAVGIEGWIWTVAISPDGETVACSGWTKAAEPHFNIYLFDRESGKLVRRITGFPDAVNYLTYSRDGRFLVATLKSKGIRIYRTSDYSLVSEDKDYGSESRWADFDINGRLVTTSYDGFIRLYDKSFKQIEKRKAPGGNIPHATSFSPDGSRIAIGFNDSQEVNILSGKDLSHLYTQTVGIGNPRGVCWSSDGRFLYASNWGLRGPFVIRKWADEGRGRYSNIHAGKNHPSDGRSIIDCMLPLRNGGIVFVNPAPSFGILDKNDKLVLYKGPSTAYYGGDPGGLLISHDGSAIQFGFDGINKSPARFSIINRQMDLIGFGFSVTQPESLSPPISFAEGMDITDWQVSFKPKLNGEPLKLTENEVCFSRAITPDRKNFLLGTSHFLRLFDNNGNERWGIPVHIARAVNISGNGKFVVAALQDGTIRWYRTDNGKELLAFFPHNDKKRWVAWTPSGYYDAAPSAEELIGWHINNGKDREADFFSVSRFRGIYYRPEVVAKVLDTLNENEAVRLANEETGKKTQDVSIHKILPPIVTIISPKDEVEVKTVEITLKFTVRSPSGEPVTGIKILIDGRPFSPQRGTPLPGQEKDAREMKVIIPEKDSEVSVIAENRYAVSEPATVRLKWRGESGLLMSKTVDGALRQSVEFVIKPKLYILAIGVSEYEDKGLKLGFASKDAKDFTDTMLKQKGGLYRDVVAKLLTDNKATRDEILDGLDWITKETTSKDVAMVFLAGHGVNDPGGIYYFLPVNANTEKLKRTGIAFSDIKNTVVSLAGKTILFVDTCHSGNVMGTRRGVADINMVVNELASAENGAVVFSSSTGRQYSIEDAAWKNGAFTKALVEGVNGEADYKRTGKITINMLDLYISEKVKELTKGKQTPTTAKPNTVPDFPVALKR; from the coding sequence ATGAGACAGCTTATACACGTATTTACTACCTTTCTTGCAGTAATCTCAATCGTAACCCTGCACATTATTCCCACCAGTGCAGGTGAATTAACAAAAGACCCTATCCTCCGTATAGAGACAGAAATGCACACATCTTCAATATACAGGATGAGCATAGATAGAGAGAACCGCTATCTTGTCACAGGGACTGCAGATAAGACCGTTCGTGTGTGGGAACTCTCCACGGGAAGGCTCATAAAAGTACTGAGGCCACCAATTGCTGTTGGAATAGAGGGCTGGATATGGACAGTGGCAATCTCTCCAGATGGGGAAACAGTTGCATGCAGTGGATGGACAAAGGCTGCAGAACCACATTTTAACATCTACCTCTTTGACAGGGAAAGTGGAAAGCTTGTGCGCAGGATTACGGGTTTCCCGGATGCAGTTAACTATCTAACTTACTCAAGGGATGGCAGGTTTCTTGTAGCAACTTTAAAATCCAAAGGCATCCGTATTTACAGGACATCCGACTATTCTCTCGTGTCAGAGGACAAAGACTACGGAAGTGAAAGTCGATGGGCTGATTTTGACATAAACGGCAGGCTCGTGACAACATCCTATGACGGTTTTATCCGTCTCTATGATAAGAGTTTTAAGCAGATTGAAAAAAGGAAAGCGCCAGGAGGAAACATCCCTCATGCTACGAGCTTCTCCCCTGATGGCTCCAGGATTGCCATAGGATTTAACGATTCTCAAGAGGTCAATATCCTCTCAGGTAAAGACCTTTCTCATCTTTATACCCAGACTGTTGGTATTGGAAATCCACGTGGTGTCTGCTGGTCATCAGACGGCAGGTTTTTGTATGCAAGCAATTGGGGGCTCCGTGGACCTTTTGTAATTCGCAAATGGGCAGATGAAGGAAGGGGAAGGTATAGTAACATACACGCTGGAAAAAATCATCCTTCTGATGGAAGAAGTATAATAGACTGTATGCTTCCATTACGAAACGGTGGCATTGTGTTTGTCAACCCGGCACCTTCCTTCGGGATACTGGATAAGAATGACAAACTGGTATTATATAAAGGTCCTTCAACTGCCTATTATGGAGGAGATCCAGGAGGACTTCTTATCTCTCATGATGGTTCTGCCATCCAGTTTGGTTTTGATGGGATAAATAAATCACCTGCCAGGTTCTCCATTATAAACCGGCAGATGGACCTGATTGGTTTCGGATTTTCTGTTACTCAACCAGAATCCCTTTCCCCACCAATCTCTTTTGCAGAGGGCATGGATATTACAGACTGGCAGGTTTCTTTTAAACCTAAGCTCAACGGGGAACCATTAAAACTCACAGAAAATGAAGTATGCTTCAGTCGTGCTATAACCCCTGATAGAAAGAATTTTCTTCTTGGAACAAGTCATTTTTTACGACTTTTTGACAATAATGGGAATGAGAGATGGGGAATTCCCGTCCACATTGCACGTGCGGTGAATATATCAGGAAATGGTAAATTTGTCGTTGCAGCACTGCAGGATGGTACAATCCGGTGGTACCGCACAGATAATGGGAAGGAACTTTTAGCCTTTTTCCCCCATAATGATAAAAAGAGATGGGTAGCATGGACCCCTTCAGGCTATTACGATGCCGCCCCTAGTGCAGAGGAGTTAATTGGCTGGCACATCAACAATGGAAAGGATCGCGAAGCAGATTTTTTTTCCGTATCGCGGTTCAGAGGAATATATTATAGACCCGAGGTAGTAGCAAAGGTTTTAGATACCCTAAATGAAAATGAAGCAGTCCGCCTTGCCAATGAGGAGACAGGAAAAAAAACACAGGATGTGTCCATACACAAGATACTGCCCCCTATCGTTACCATTATCTCTCCCAAGGATGAGGTAGAGGTAAAAACTGTAGAGATTACTCTGAAATTTACCGTTCGCTCTCCATCAGGGGAACCTGTTACAGGGATAAAGATATTGATAGACGGAAGACCCTTTTCACCCCAGAGGGGAACTCCACTACCCGGGCAGGAGAAAGATGCCAGGGAAATGAAGGTAATTATTCCAGAAAAGGATTCTGAGGTATCTGTTATCGCAGAAAACAGGTATGCGGTGAGCGAGCCTGCAACTGTGAGACTCAAGTGGCGTGGTGAGAGCGGGCTTCTCATGTCCAAGACGGTAGATGGGGCATTGAGACAATCCGTTGAGTTTGTCATTAAGCCAAAACTCTACATCCTCGCAATTGGTGTGAGTGAATATGAGGATAAAGGTTTAAAACTTGGTTTTGCCTCAAAGGATGCGAAAGATTTTACTGATACCATGCTCAAACAAAAAGGAGGGCTCTATCGGGATGTGGTTGCAAAGCTCCTTACGGACAATAAGGCAACAAGGGATGAAATCCTTGATGGGCTTGACTGGATTACAAAAGAGACAACAAGCAAAGACGTGGCGATGGTCTTTTTAGCCGGACATGGTGTGAATGACCCTGGCGGGATATATTACTTTCTCCCTGTAAATGCAAACACAGAGAAATTGAAACGCACCGGCATTGCGTTCTCGGATATCAAAAATACAGTCGTATCTCTGGCAGGTAAGACAATCCTCTTTGTTGACACATGCCATTCAGGAAACGTGATGGGTACAAGGAGAGGGGTTGCCGACATCAATATGGTGGTGAACGAGCTTGCCAGTGCAGAGAATGGTGCAGTGGTCTTCAGCTCATCCACAGGGAGGCAGTACTCCATTGAAGATGCGGCATGGAAGAATGGTGCATTCACAAAGGCCCTCGTAGAGGGAGTAAACGGTGAAGCCGATTACAAACGTACAGGGAAAATCACCATCAATATGCTTGACCTTTATATCTCTGAAAAGGTAAAGGAACTCACGAAAGGAAAACAGACCCCCACAACCGCAAAACCAAATACAGTCCCTGATTTTCCAGTGGCTTTGAAAAGATAA
- the ccsB gene encoding c-type cytochrome biogenesis protein CcsB: MERLGHYSLLIGFIIHLLSTSIRYIQAGYTPITNIYESLSFFSLCIAGFFLYLKKSYRIEIMGCVVLPALSIILIWALTFPTNIKPLPPVLKSYWLPVHTIFSFAGNAIFFISFFVSTLYLMIERGIKKKKFHPILSRFPSLETLDSINYRCMSYGFPFLTIGIITGSIWAGFAWGSYWSWDPKETWSLITWIVYAILIHNRLAIGWRGRKTAYMMIIGFFSILFTFLGVNLFMGGLHSYV; this comes from the coding sequence ATGGAAAGGTTGGGTCATTACTCTTTACTAATAGGTTTTATTATCCATTTACTCTCTACATCTATCAGATACATTCAGGCTGGGTATACTCCAATAACAAACATTTATGAATCACTTTCTTTTTTTTCCCTATGTATAGCTGGTTTTTTTCTATATCTAAAAAAATCTTACAGGATAGAAATAATGGGGTGTGTTGTACTTCCTGCTCTCTCTATAATATTAATCTGGGCTTTAACATTTCCAACCAATATAAAACCCCTTCCACCTGTGCTTAAAAGCTACTGGTTGCCTGTCCATACCATATTCTCTTTCGCTGGCAACGCTATCTTTTTCATAAGCTTTTTTGTATCTACCCTATACCTTATGATCGAGAGAGGAATAAAAAAGAAAAAATTCCACCCCATTTTAAGCCGGTTTCCTTCACTCGAAACACTTGATTCGATAAACTATAGATGCATGTCATATGGCTTCCCGTTTCTTACCATTGGTATTATAACCGGTTCAATCTGGGCAGGATTTGCATGGGGGTCTTATTGGAGTTGGGATCCAAAGGAAACATGGTCGCTCATAACATGGATTGTATATGCCATTCTCATCCATAATAGACTTGCAATAGGCTGGAGAGGTAGAAAAACTGCATACATGATGATTATAGGTTTTTTCTCGATATTATTCACATTCTTAGGAGTTAATCTCTTTATGGGGGGACTACATTCATACGTATAA
- a CDS encoding HU family DNA-binding protein, translating into MTKAELIGKMAAGAKISKAAAAKALGAFIAGVKGSLKKEERVTLVGFGTFSVSKRKARKGRNPRTGKEIRIPARKVPKFRAGKAFKDAV; encoded by the coding sequence ATGACCAAAGCAGAATTAATTGGTAAAATGGCAGCAGGTGCGAAGATTTCAAAGGCTGCAGCAGCCAAGGCATTAGGTGCCTTCATTGCTGGCGTTAAAGGGTCTTTGAAAAAGGAAGAGAGGGTTACACTTGTTGGTTTTGGTACGTTTTCAGTATCTAAGAGGAAAGCAAGGAAGGGCAGAAATCCAAGAACAGGTAAGGAAATAAGGATACCTGCACGGAAGGTGCCAAAGTTCAGAGCAGGTAAAGCATTTAAGGATGCAGTATAG
- a CDS encoding phosphomannose isomerase type II C-terminal cupin domain produces MVKPKGEFFEEDYRPWGYYQVLSDEPDHKVKRIVVYPGKRISLQRHLHRAEHWYIIYGEAMVLLDNKELFLRSGESLDIPQGTLHRIMNPGTDNMIFIEIATGDYFDEDDIERIEDDYGRV; encoded by the coding sequence GTGGTCAAGCCCAAAGGAGAATTTTTTGAAGAAGATTATCGCCCATGGGGATATTACCAGGTTCTTTCTGATGAACCAGATCATAAGGTTAAACGGATCGTCGTGTATCCAGGTAAGCGCATAAGCTTACAACGGCACCTTCATAGAGCTGAACATTGGTATATCATCTATGGGGAGGCAATGGTGCTACTTGATAATAAAGAATTATTCTTAAGGAGCGGCGAATCGCTTGATATTCCTCAGGGAACATTGCACAGGATTATGAATCCAGGAACAGATAATATGATATTTATAGAAATAGCGACCGGGGATTATTTTGACGAAGATGACATAGAACGCATAGAGGATGATTATGGACGGGTTTGA
- the hemC gene encoding hydroxymethylbilane synthase, giving the protein MKKRWIIGTRGSKLALKQTEIVVKNLEYLYPDNQFLIKTIKTTGDTIWDTPSHLIGGKGLFVTEIEEKLLNKEIDMAVHSMKDLPTELKEGLTIGAVLKREDSRDVFISFTYDSIKDIKHEARIGTSSLRRKAQILHYNSKIEVVPLRGNVDTRIKKIKTQSLDGIILAYAGVKRMGLEGYIKEILPLDVMIPSSGQGAIGIEIRNKDEVFELLKPINHENSFYEVSIERKLQSKIGGGCHVPLGINATLSDEILTINVALGNENGKPLIKEKQVGNKENADELISNVLKKIVAQ; this is encoded by the coding sequence ATGAAGAAGAGATGGATAATCGGGACAAGGGGCAGTAAACTCGCATTAAAACAAACAGAGATAGTAGTAAAAAACCTTGAATATCTTTACCCTGACAACCAATTTCTCATAAAAACCATAAAAACAACGGGTGATACTATCTGGGACACACCCTCACACCTGATAGGTGGAAAGGGACTGTTTGTTACAGAAATAGAGGAAAAATTATTAAACAAAGAGATAGACATGGCTGTCCACAGTATGAAAGATCTGCCAACAGAACTTAAAGAAGGACTTACCATAGGGGCTGTTTTAAAAAGAGAAGATTCGAGAGATGTCTTCATCTCTTTCACCTATGACAGCATTAAAGACATCAAACATGAAGCAAGGATTGGAACAAGTAGCTTAAGAAGAAAAGCTCAAATCCTTCATTATAACAGTAAAATAGAGGTGGTCCCCCTTAGAGGAAATGTTGATACAAGAATAAAAAAAATTAAGACACAATCGTTAGATGGTATCATACTTGCCTATGCAGGGGTAAAAAGGATGGGCCTTGAAGGGTATATAAAGGAAATTCTTCCCCTTGATGTTATGATACCATCTTCTGGCCAAGGGGCTATTGGAATAGAAATCAGGAACAAAGACGAGGTATTTGAACTTCTAAAACCTATAAACCACGAAAATAGCTTCTACGAGGTATCGATAGAAAGAAAACTTCAGTCTAAAATTGGTGGTGGTTGCCATGTACCCTTAGGGATAAATGCAACCCTCTCAGATGAAATATTAACAATCAATGTGGCATTAGGGAATGAGAATGGAAAACCTCTTATAAAAGAAAAACAGGTGGGAAATAAAGAAAATGCAGATGAGTTGATATCAAACGTGTTAAAAAAAATAGTCGCTCAATAA
- a CDS encoding DUF2569 family protein produces MNTFNTIDSRYKGVKGWLLLLCINLMILDPCSILFSLFVVTNATKPHFDQYPGLLKLMFINGACSIGLTVFSIYAGISLLKILPNAVKTAKKYLSAAFMYSIISIFLPALVGLPEKAYNDITGNTLFNSLITMLYLALWYQYLKKSRRVMATYGEVQYEA; encoded by the coding sequence ATGAATACATTCAATACAATAGATTCACGATATAAAGGCGTAAAAGGATGGCTTTTACTTCTCTGTATAAACCTCATGATCCTTGACCCATGTTCCATCCTTTTTAGTCTCTTTGTTGTAACAAATGCAACAAAGCCTCACTTTGACCAGTATCCGGGGCTCTTAAAACTGATGTTTATTAACGGTGCGTGTAGTATCGGGCTCACTGTTTTCAGCATCTATGCAGGGATATCCCTCTTAAAAATCCTTCCAAATGCAGTGAAAACTGCAAAGAAATACCTCTCTGCCGCTTTCATGTATTCCATTATCTCCATATTCCTCCCTGCTTTAGTGGGTCTTCCGGAAAAAGCATACAATGACATTACCGGGAACACCTTATTCAACAGCCTCATTACCATGCTGTACCTGGCTCTATGGTATCAATATCTAAAAAAATCCAGAAGGGTGATGGCAACCTATGGTGAAGTCCAGTATGAAGCATAA
- a CDS encoding Yip1 family protein — MELIERAKAIIMKPKDTWGKIKEEQITIKDLYTSYAAILAAIPPVAGLIGMSIIGMSFMGFRYRVPFGSAITYAVMHYILSLVGLYIVGMVTNALAPSFGSQKNMLNAIKVAIFSSTPNWVAGILLIIPALSPIAMLLSLYSLYLFYLGLPVLMETPKEKTLGYVIVVIILSIIVFFLTTSIAGLFIPSRGVVMP, encoded by the coding sequence ATGGAATTAATTGAAAGAGCAAAGGCAATAATCATGAAACCTAAGGATACATGGGGGAAAATTAAAGAAGAACAGATAACCATCAAGGACCTTTACACCTCATACGCTGCTATCCTTGCTGCTATCCCTCCTGTTGCCGGCCTTATTGGGATGTCTATTATCGGCATGTCATTTATGGGATTCCGTTACAGGGTTCCTTTTGGCAGTGCCATCACCTATGCTGTGATGCACTATATCTTATCACTCGTGGGGCTTTATATTGTCGGCATGGTTACTAATGCACTTGCTCCAAGCTTTGGTTCACAAAAAAACATGCTAAACGCCATAAAGGTGGCGATATTTTCAAGCACCCCCAACTGGGTAGCAGGTATCCTTTTAATAATCCCTGCCCTTTCACCCATTGCTATGCTTTTATCACTCTACTCTCTCTATCTATTTTATCTCGGACTCCCGGTGCTTATGGAGACACCAAAAGAAAAGACCCTGGGATATGTAATTGTCGTTATTATTCTAAGTATAATTGTCTTTTTTCTTACAACAAGCATTGCTGGTTTATTTATTCCAAGCAGAGGTGTGGTAATGCCATAA
- a CDS encoding adenylate/guanylate cyclase domain-containing protein, translating into MKLHKGYYHVIPVLIASVISSGFLLTYKRWETFERKAYDFRFQLTELLNMGRSQPSNKTVVVGIEERLVLQEKPLLFLYPDIGKFLKKMRDYNVAVIGIDLIPVHKQSEKLKNAVSSMNVDKKYVEFSEEIGERLDKSLLEPIMQVSESIPIVQVYHGELVPYYYGVAPFIKNLYLADAVFTDGYTSNNDGVIRRQTLKPNGKDTFASAIYNLLTGKEYRLDMVRLNYALAKNIPFYSFTDIMNGKVDSDRLSGKAIILGYLSGYEDVYSTPLNRTIRPSWVDKNAHQTNQPGDRRLPGPLIHGIIIETLITNTPLKEVPFLLQVFALITLIAIGLILSAGLRPYNAIAGVFIITAGFFIVNVILFSLGYIIHMLPHLLSPLLTLTFVYPYRYLVEERSRKKIYRMFSYYIDEEVLDSLLKKDPMSLLRGEHKDVCILFLDIRDFTRLSTQNKAENVVGFLNLYFGKITDIIQGHKGFVNKFIGDGVLAFFATGENPVANALLASQEIIRETERFNNEGTVRHLISDWTLNIGIGVHYGRVVMGNIGSEKKMDFTIIGEHVNIASRIEGLTKHVERRLLLSNEAYMMVKGQFSIDYLGEFSVKGLDKPVAIYTIEEGERG; encoded by the coding sequence ATGAAGCTGCATAAGGGATATTACCACGTTATACCGGTGTTAATTGCTTCGGTAATTTCGTCTGGATTTCTCTTAACCTATAAAAGATGGGAAACTTTTGAGCGAAAGGCGTATGATTTCAGATTCCAGTTGACAGAACTCCTGAATATGGGACGTTCTCAGCCAAGTAATAAGACTGTTGTCGTGGGTATTGAGGAGAGATTGGTCTTACAAGAAAAACCATTACTTTTTTTATACCCCGATATCGGTAAGTTCCTCAAGAAGATGAGGGATTACAATGTTGCAGTTATTGGCATTGACCTCATACCGGTTCATAAACAAAGTGAAAAGTTGAAAAATGCAGTGTCTTCCATGAATGTAGATAAAAAATATGTAGAATTTTCAGAGGAGATTGGTGAAAGGCTTGATAAGTCGCTTCTGGAACCCATAATGCAGGTTTCAGAAAGCATTCCCATTGTGCAGGTATATCATGGGGAGCTTGTTCCTTATTACTATGGAGTAGCTCCATTCATAAAAAACCTCTATTTAGCCGATGCTGTATTTACAGATGGATATACAAGCAATAACGATGGTGTTATAAGAAGACAAACACTTAAACCCAATGGTAAGGATACCTTTGCCAGCGCTATATACAATCTTCTTACTGGTAAAGAGTATAGACTGGATATGGTAAGATTGAATTATGCACTTGCAAAGAACATCCCCTTTTATTCCTTTACAGACATCATGAATGGGAAGGTTGATAGTGATAGGCTTTCAGGCAAGGCAATTATACTTGGTTACCTGAGTGGATATGAAGATGTCTATTCTACACCCTTAAATAGGACTATTAGACCTTCATGGGTTGATAAAAATGCCCATCAGACTAACCAGCCTGGTGACAGGCGCTTACCCGGGCCATTAATCCATGGTATTATTATCGAGACGCTCATCACCAATACACCGCTTAAAGAGGTTCCATTTTTATTACAGGTTTTTGCCCTTATCACCCTCATTGCCATCGGGCTGATTTTATCTGCAGGGTTGAGACCGTATAACGCAATAGCAGGGGTTTTTATCATTACCGCAGGTTTCTTTATTGTGAACGTGATATTGTTCTCGCTTGGCTATATAATACATATGCTCCCTCATTTGTTATCCCCCCTTCTTACACTTACCTTCGTATATCCATACAGGTATTTAGTTGAGGAGCGAAGCAGAAAAAAGATATACAGAATGTTCAGCTACTATATTGACGAAGAAGTCCTGGATTCACTTCTGAAGAAAGACCCGATGAGCCTTCTTAGGGGGGAACACAAGGATGTATGCATACTCTTCCTTGATATCAGGGATTTTACCAGACTCTCAACCCAGAATAAGGCGGAAAATGTAGTAGGGTTTCTAAACCTTTATTTCGGGAAGATAACAGACATAATTCAGGGCCATAAAGGGTTTGTAAACAAATTTATTGGTGATGGTGTGCTTGCATTTTTTGCAACGGGAGAAAACCCTGTAGCGAATGCACTTTTAGCATCACAGGAAATAATAAGAGAAACAGAGCGATTTAACAATGAAGGCACAGTGAGACACCTTATAAGCGATTGGACCCTGAATATTGGGATTGGTGTACACTACGGAAGGGTCGTAATGGGCAATATTGGTTCTGAAAAGAAAATGGATTTCACAATTATTGGTGAGCATGTTAATATTGCCTCCAGAATAGAGGGGCTTACAAAACACGTAGAGCGGAGATTGCTTTTGAGTAATGAGGCTTACATGATGGTAAAAGGTCAGTTTAGTATTGACTATCTGGGGGAATTTAGCGTAAAGGGTTTGGACAAGCCTGTGGCTATTTACACAATCGAGGAAGGTGAAAGGGGGTAG
- a CDS encoding bifunctional precorrin-2 dehydrogenase/sirohydrochlorin ferrochelatase: MNSKHSRSSTKHSYYPIFLDISDNPCLVVGGGRVAERKVKMLLKFNAKIKLVSPKVTKTLSKLAENGQIEIIKREYMDKDIDGMRLVFAATNIEEINSKIRKETKKRHIPVNVVDNPDLCDFIVPSIVKKGPIIIAISTSGILPLLSKKLKEEINNYITADYIKYGFIIGKFRKLLVEKVKDKQKRIAIMKEINKMGIKELTEMGFKKIKNMFLTIRE; encoded by the coding sequence GTGAATTCAAAGCATTCCAGATCATCTACTAAACACTCATATTATCCTATATTTTTAGATATTTCAGACAACCCCTGCCTTGTAGTAGGTGGTGGTAGGGTTGCCGAAAGAAAGGTCAAAATGCTTCTCAAGTTCAATGCCAAAATTAAACTGGTAAGCCCTAAAGTTACTAAAACACTATCCAAACTTGCTGAAAATGGACAAATAGAAATTATTAAAAGAGAATATATGGATAAAGACATAGATGGAATGAGACTGGTGTTCGCTGCAACAAATATTGAAGAAATAAATAGTAAGATCAGGAAAGAAACCAAAAAAAGGCATATACCTGTAAATGTGGTAGATAATCCTGATCTTTGTGATTTCATTGTCCCATCTATAGTAAAAAAGGGCCCAATCATTATTGCTATTTCCACTTCAGGGATTCTACCCTTGTTATCCAAAAAACTTAAGGAAGAGATTAACAACTACATTACTGCAGATTATATAAAATATGGTTTTATTATTGGAAAGTTTAGAAAGCTTCTTGTTGAAAAGGTGAAGGACAAACAAAAAAGAATAGCTATTATGAAAGAAATTAATAAGATGGGTATCAAAGAATTAACAGAGATGGGGTTTAAAAAAATCAAAAATATGTTCTTAACTATACGGGAATGA